The following proteins are encoded in a genomic region of Herminiimonas arsenicoxydans:
- a CDS encoding putative two-component sensor kinase (N part) (Evidence 3 : Function proposed based on presence of conserved amino acid motif, structural feature or limited homology; Product type prc : putative receptor) — protein MAQQKIFRIRRDYNRWVANESLEDYALRYTPRGFRKWSEWRLGNAAFGAASFLALEAIGGAIALNYGFANAVWAILTVAVITFLTGLPISYYAARYGIDMDLLTRGAGFGYMGSTISSLIYASFTIIFFALEAAILAVALQMWIAWPLWIWYVICPLFIVPLVARGITLISRLQLWTQPLWLLLLITPYVAIFWKKPEAYTEFTQFVGAISKSSNFDPVMFGVAATVAFSLVAQIGEQVDFLRFLPEKTAVNRRRWWTAVIVAGAGWIVPGGLKMLGGAFLAYLVFQTGVPAAHAMEPTRMYLLGFSHLFSDPAWVLAITLLFVVVSQVKINLTNAYAGSLAWSNFFARLTHSHPGRVVWLVFNCLLALLLMNLGVFAALENVLGLYSNVAVAWVGTLVADLVINKPLGLSPKGIEFKRAHLYDINPVGLGTMLLAAGVGITAFSGVMGPEVAAFSPFITLGMTFVISPLLAFAKTALNPRIWRIARRMVRLFVRCVAR, from the coding sequence ATGGCTCAGCAAAAAATCTTCCGCATCCGACGTGATTACAACCGATGGGTCGCCAATGAGTCGCTGGAAGATTATGCGTTGCGCTATACGCCGCGCGGTTTTCGTAAATGGTCGGAATGGCGTTTGGGTAATGCTGCTTTTGGTGCCGCCTCGTTTCTGGCGCTGGAAGCAATCGGCGGGGCGATTGCGCTGAACTATGGTTTTGCCAATGCGGTCTGGGCCATCCTGACGGTGGCCGTGATTACCTTCCTGACCGGTTTGCCGATTAGTTACTATGCAGCACGTTACGGCATCGATATGGATTTGCTGACGCGCGGTGCCGGTTTCGGCTATATGGGGTCGACGATCAGTTCGCTGATCTATGCCAGCTTTACGATCATTTTCTTTGCACTTGAAGCAGCGATTCTTGCAGTAGCCTTGCAGATGTGGATAGCGTGGCCGCTGTGGATTTGGTATGTGATCTGCCCGCTATTCATCGTGCCTTTGGTCGCGCGCGGCATTACTCTGATTTCTCGCTTGCAACTCTGGACACAGCCGCTCTGGCTGCTATTGTTGATTACCCCTTATGTCGCCATTTTCTGGAAAAAGCCGGAAGCGTATACCGAGTTCACGCAATTCGTTGGTGCAATATCCAAAAGCAGCAACTTCGATCCCGTCATGTTCGGTGTGGCAGCGACAGTAGCCTTTTCGCTGGTGGCGCAGATCGGCGAGCAGGTCGATTTCTTGCGTTTCCTGCCTGAAAAAACGGCCGTCAACCGCCGTCGCTGGTGGACTGCAGTTATTGTGGCCGGAGCCGGCTGGATAGTGCCGGGCGGGCTCAAGATGCTGGGTGGCGCTTTCCTGGCGTATCTGGTTTTTCAGACAGGTGTGCCTGCCGCCCATGCGATGGAGCCGACGCGGATGTATCTGCTCGGTTTCTCGCATCTCTTCAGCGATCCGGCCTGGGTGCTCGCTATCACCCTGTTATTTGTCGTCGTCTCTCAGGTAAAAATCAATCTGACCAATGCGTATGCGGGATCGCTGGCATGGTCGAATTTTTTTGCGCGCTTGACGCACAGTCATCCGGGCCGCGTGGTCTGGCTGGTTTTCAATTGCCTGCTGGCTTTGCTGCTGATGAATCTGGGGGTGTTTGCCGCACTGGAAAACGTGCTGGGTCTGTACAGCAATGTTGCCGTTGCATGGGTAGGTACATTGGTGGCCGATCTCGTCATCAACAAGCCGCTGGGACTGAGTCCGAAAGGAATCGAATTCAAACGTGCGCATCTGTACGACATCAATCCGGTTGGACTGGGGACGATGTTGCTGGCCGCAGGCGTGGGAATTACAGCCTTTTCTGGCGTAATGGGGCCTGAAGTGGCGGCCTTCTCGCCATTTATTACCCTGGGTATGACGTTTGTCATATCGCCCTTGCTGGCGTTTGCGAAAACAGCTTTGAATCCGAGGATATGGCGCATTGCCCGGCGTATGGTGCGCCTATTTGTTCGTTGTGTTGCACGCTAG
- a CDS encoding putative two-component sensor kinase (C part) (Evidence 3 : Function proposed based on presence of conserved amino acid motif, structural feature or limited homology; Product type prc : putative receptor) encodes MSALLPNAFSHLISRRVGNYMVVVLSLCAVGAAALGLVYVQEISAIASVESRILIDGIFIKIAAVLSIIVAVSSWWVVLGSEGRHLAQDDLNRQNELLTQEIEAHQRTDVALQSAKEAAEFANQAKTRYVAGISHELRSPLNSILGYSQILLKNEHLAAAPRTAIQTIHRSGEHLLGLVDELLDLARIEADRMRLEPAPILLSAFLEDLLSMVRPQAEAKGLKLLCTYNGKISRYVLADGKRLRQIFINLLTNAVRFTDDGSVTLHVECSPASVRFDVVDTGIGIAVQDRQRIFQPFERGAAGRLRGEPGAGLGLAITEKLILLMNGSLNLVSMQGQGSTFIVRLPLTEITAFESLPQRDVIGHAGPARTLLVVDDQPVQRHMLTGMLIPLGFNVREAASGNECLDLLQDFAPDAILLDIGMDGMDGWETARQVRAAGHAAVPIIFISADLFENDPEKLRLAGCQAFVGKPVLESELMLALQGQLGLKWVYTGLAEQRPSAGILPEQLAFPQPVITQLLQLTRMGHVTGLRCALDRLAAADPSLHTSCAVARALLDRFELGALENALMENERAASLD; translated from the coding sequence TTGTCGGCATTGTTGCCGAATGCCTTTTCGCATTTGATCAGTCGGCGTGTAGGCAACTACATGGTGGTAGTGCTGTCACTGTGCGCGGTAGGTGCGGCAGCACTTGGTCTTGTGTACGTACAGGAAATCTCTGCCATCGCTTCAGTGGAAAGCCGCATCCTGATTGATGGCATTTTCATCAAGATAGCGGCGGTACTGTCGATTATCGTTGCCGTATCAAGCTGGTGGGTCGTACTGGGCAGCGAAGGCCGGCATCTGGCGCAAGACGATTTGAATCGGCAAAACGAATTGCTGACGCAAGAAATTGAGGCGCATCAGCGTACCGATGTTGCATTGCAAAGCGCGAAGGAAGCGGCAGAATTCGCGAATCAGGCAAAGACACGCTATGTGGCCGGTATCTCGCACGAACTGCGTTCGCCGCTCAACAGCATCCTGGGATATTCGCAAATTCTGCTCAAGAATGAGCACCTTGCTGCTGCACCGCGCACGGCCATACAAACCATACATCGCAGCGGTGAACATCTATTGGGTTTGGTGGATGAACTGCTGGATTTGGCGCGTATCGAAGCGGATCGCATGCGCCTGGAACCGGCGCCGATTTTGCTGAGTGCATTTCTGGAAGATTTGCTGAGCATGGTGCGTCCGCAGGCAGAAGCGAAAGGTCTCAAGCTGCTGTGCACGTACAACGGGAAAATATCGCGTTACGTATTGGCGGATGGAAAACGCTTGCGTCAGATATTCATCAACTTGCTGACCAACGCGGTGCGTTTTACAGATGATGGTTCGGTTACTTTGCATGTGGAGTGCAGCCCGGCATCGGTACGCTTCGATGTGGTCGATACCGGCATCGGCATCGCAGTGCAGGACAGACAGCGCATATTCCAGCCGTTCGAACGCGGCGCGGCAGGGCGCTTGCGCGGCGAGCCTGGCGCAGGTTTGGGTTTGGCCATTACCGAGAAGTTGATCCTGCTGATGAATGGCAGCTTGAATCTGGTGAGTATGCAGGGGCAGGGCAGTACCTTCATTGTACGTTTGCCGCTGACGGAAATCACTGCATTCGAGTCCTTGCCGCAACGCGATGTGATCGGTCATGCCGGTCCTGCACGCACTTTGCTGGTAGTGGACGATCAGCCTGTGCAAAGGCATATGCTGACCGGCATGTTGATTCCTCTGGGCTTCAATGTCCGCGAGGCGGCCAGCGGGAATGAGTGTCTGGATTTGCTGCAGGATTTTGCTCCCGATGCGATTCTTCTCGATATCGGCATGGACGGCATGGACGGCTGGGAAACCGCCAGACAAGTGCGCGCCGCAGGTCATGCTGCCGTGCCGATTATCTTTATTTCAGCCGATTTATTTGAAAACGATCCGGAAAAATTACGTTTGGCAGGATGTCAGGCTTTTGTCGGCAAGCCAGTACTGGAATCGGAACTTATGCTCGCATTACAGGGTCAACTTGGGCTGAAATGGGTATATACCGGCCTTGCCGAGCAGCGCCCGTCGGCAGGAATATTGCCTGAGCAATTGGCATTTCCACAGCCCGTGATTACCCAATTGCTGCAATTGACGCGCATGGGACATGTGACAGGTTTGCGCTGCGCGCTTGATCGTTTGGCGGCGGCAGATCCTTCTCTCCATACTTCTTGCGCAGTAGCAAGAGCATTGCTCGATCGCTTCGAGCTAGGCGCATTGGAGAACGCATTGATGGAGAATGAACGTGCCGCATCTCTTGATTGA
- a CDS encoding Two-component response regulator, LuxR family (Evidence 2b : Function of strongly homologous gene; Product type r : regulator) — MNVPHLLIDNPDSRPVVLVVDDAPSSLGVLCETLESSGYIVLVACDGDTALRCLTLTTPDIILMDAVMPGMSGFDACRHIKSDLATKHIPLIFMTGLSDTSHVLEGFACGGVDYVVKPVCAPEVLARLHTHLGNARVARFALDAIDMSGLGVVMLNQQGAISWCSPCARQLLMQFGIKQDALALPQSWWDDGSNMVLVASIAEPAGDSLLVRNMGSAGMDEIMLLLELSSNRMLPTGRLASAALTPRETEVLSWLAKGKTNRDIGDILQLSPRTVSKHLEHIFEKLGVETRSAAVAMASAQDNAGARLTSGKWLP, encoded by the coding sequence ATGAACGTGCCGCATCTCTTGATTGATAATCCCGATAGCCGTCCTGTCGTGCTGGTTGTCGATGACGCACCCAGCAGTCTGGGCGTACTGTGCGAAACGCTGGAGAGCTCCGGCTATATCGTGCTGGTCGCTTGCGATGGCGATACTGCCTTGCGTTGCCTGACCCTGACCACGCCGGACATCATTCTGATGGATGCGGTGATGCCGGGCATGTCAGGCTTCGACGCCTGCCGTCACATCAAGTCTGATCTTGCGACCAAACATATTCCCCTTATTTTCATGACGGGCTTGTCCGATACTTCACATGTGCTGGAAGGCTTTGCCTGTGGTGGCGTGGATTATGTGGTGAAGCCGGTGTGTGCGCCGGAAGTGCTGGCGCGTTTGCACACGCATTTGGGTAATGCACGTGTTGCCCGGTTTGCATTGGATGCGATTGATATGTCCGGTCTGGGTGTTGTCATGCTGAACCAGCAGGGTGCGATTTCATGGTGTTCACCATGCGCAAGGCAATTACTGATGCAATTCGGCATCAAGCAGGATGCGCTCGCCTTGCCGCAATCCTGGTGGGATGACGGCAGCAATATGGTACTGGTTGCTTCCATTGCTGAACCGGCCGGTGACAGTCTGCTGGTACGCAATATGGGTTCGGCCGGGATGGATGAAATCATGTTGCTGCTTGAATTGAGCAGCAATCGCATGTTGCCGACAGGACGTCTTGCCAGCGCCGCGTTGACGCCGCGTGAAACGGAAGTGCTTTCCTGGCTGGCCAAGGGTAAAACCAATCGCGATATCGGCGATATCCTGCAATTAAGTCCGCGCACGGTAAGCAAGCATCTGGAACACATCTTCGAGAAACTGGGAGTCGAGACACGCTCGGCAGCGGTTGCCATGGCGAGCGCTCAGGATAACGCAGGCGCTCGTCTGACGTCAGGCAAATGGCTGCCTTGA
- a CDS encoding Hypothetical protein (Evidence 5 : No homology to any previously reported sequences), with the protein MKKDDLSAAKRAAAVQLVENGVRLKKWLCACIVIGMALLTLAIAIG; encoded by the coding sequence ATGAAAAAAGATGATTTGTCCGCAGCCAAACGCGCAGCAGCCGTGCAACTGGTCGAAAATGGCGTACGACTGAAAAAATGGCTGTGCGCGTGTATCGTTATCGGCATGGCATTGCTGACGCTTGCCATCGCGATTGGTTAA
- a CDS encoding Putative transcription elongation factor GreA (Evidence 3 : Function proposed based on presence of conserved amino acid motif, structural feature or limited homology; Product type pf : putative factor): MKNQRYLTQNDASILSKLAEHLLRLGEVEINAGEELIDIISTSVILPINAPRKDCVSLYSTVSYSPYNSDEKRSITIVCPQDANPQLALISTLTPIGLALIGRKVSSTIEVELPSNRIEKIKILDVTPLDSAVGELTHS, encoded by the coding sequence ATGAAAAATCAACGTTACCTGACCCAAAATGATGCCTCCATTCTGAGCAAGCTGGCCGAACATCTGTTGCGCCTGGGCGAAGTCGAAATCAATGCCGGCGAAGAATTGATTGATATCATTTCCACTTCGGTGATCCTGCCGATCAATGCACCGCGCAAGGATTGCGTCTCGCTCTACTCGACCGTTTCGTATTCGCCATACAACAGCGATGAAAAACGCAGCATCACCATCGTCTGTCCGCAGGACGCCAATCCGCAACTCGCGCTGATTTCCACCTTGACGCCCATCGGCCTGGCGCTAATAGGAAGAAAAGTGTCGAGCACGATAGAAGTTGAATTGCCGTCGAATCGCATCGAAAAAATCAAGATTCTTGATGTCACGCCACTGGACTCGGCAGTAGGAGAACTCACACACTCATGA
- a CDS encoding hypothetical protein (Evidence 5 : No homology to any previously reported sequences) — protein MTTPTFLSKRIRSAPNKEESRARIVSIPVITRAVAGIYSQTTFVRDLACLP, from the coding sequence ATGACTACGCCAACCTTCCTGTCGAAACGCATACGTTCTGCGCCGAACAAGGAAGAGTCGCGTGCGCGCATTGTGAGCATTCCGGTTATTACGCGCGCCGTTGCCGGAATCTACTCGCAGACAACTTTCGTAAGAGACCTCGCCTGCCTCCCTTAG
- a CDS encoding putative permease (Evidence 3 : Function proposed based on presence of conserved amino acid motif, structural feature or limited homology; Product type pt : putative transporter), which produces MIAYLFVLAVGLVAGVISGVIGTGSSIILLPILVFTFGPKQAVPIMAVAAVMANLARVMAWWKLIDWRAFAAYSITGIPAAAIGARTLLTLPVNLINSFLGLFFILMIPLRHWLIARHFRLSLWHLSLAGGVIGFLTGVVLSTGPLSVPAFTAYGLVKGAFIATEAASSLFLYVGKLIIFGEFGALPPDIFIKGLLVGASLMAGTFAGKIVMLKLSERTFQHLLDGLLFCSGMSLLWAAVA; this is translated from the coding sequence ATGATTGCCTACCTGTTCGTTCTGGCCGTTGGCCTGGTCGCCGGCGTCATCAGCGGTGTGATCGGCACCGGCTCGTCCATCATTCTCCTGCCCATACTGGTATTTACCTTCGGCCCCAAACAGGCCGTACCTATCATGGCCGTGGCCGCGGTGATGGCCAATCTGGCGCGCGTGATGGCATGGTGGAAGCTGATCGACTGGCGTGCATTTGCGGCCTATTCAATCACCGGCATTCCAGCCGCCGCCATCGGTGCACGCACGCTGCTGACCTTGCCGGTCAATCTGATCAACAGCTTTCTCGGCCTGTTTTTCATTCTGATGATTCCGCTGCGGCACTGGCTGATCGCACGCCATTTTCGCCTCAGCTTATGGCATCTGTCACTGGCCGGCGGCGTCATCGGCTTTCTCACCGGCGTCGTATTGTCTACCGGCCCGCTCAGCGTACCGGCCTTTACCGCCTACGGCTTGGTCAAAGGGGCATTCATTGCCACCGAGGCAGCCAGTTCGCTCTTCCTTTATGTCGGCAAACTCATCATCTTCGGCGAGTTCGGCGCCCTGCCACCGGATATTTTCATCAAAGGGCTGCTGGTCGGCGCATCGCTGATGGCTGGCACCTTCGCCGGAAAAATCGTGATGCTGAAATTGAGCGAGCGCACTTTTCAGCATTTGCTGGATGGCCTGCTGTTTTGCTCAGGCATGTCGCTGCTATGGGCTGCCGTGGCTTGA
- the smpB2 gene encoding SsrA-binding protein (Evidence 2a : Function of homologous gene experimentally demonstrated in an other organism; PubMedId : 7524073, 10393194; Product type f : factor) encodes MTIVDNRKAFHDYFIEDRYEAGIVLQGWEVKAIRAGRVQLREAYVIARDNEIYLFGAHVSALNSTSSFDHPEAIRTRKLLLHAAQIKKLVSKVDQSGFTMVPVNLHWVGGRVKCDIALAKGKKEYDKRNTEKERDWQREQQKIMKIHRR; translated from the coding sequence ATGACCATAGTCGATAACAGAAAAGCATTTCACGATTACTTCATTGAAGACCGCTACGAAGCAGGCATTGTATTGCAAGGCTGGGAAGTCAAGGCAATCCGTGCCGGTCGCGTGCAGCTCAGGGAAGCGTATGTCATTGCGCGTGATAACGAAATTTATCTGTTCGGGGCGCACGTCAGTGCCTTGAACAGCACCTCATCCTTCGATCATCCGGAGGCGATACGTACGCGCAAACTCCTGCTGCATGCAGCTCAAATCAAAAAACTCGTCAGCAAGGTCGATCAATCCGGCTTTACGATGGTGCCTGTCAACCTGCATTGGGTAGGGGGCCGGGTGAAATGCGACATCGCGCTGGCGAAAGGCAAGAAGGAGTACGACAAGCGCAATACCGAAAAAGAGCGCGACTGGCAGCGCGAACAGCAAAAGATCATGAAGATCCATCGTCGCTAG
- a CDS encoding Conserved hypothetical protein, putative SAM-dependent methyltransferase (Evidence 4 : Homologs of previously reported genes of unknown function) produces MGHISAVTLNHYNQGASAFREGTRSHDVSQNIQSLLKYIEADAPFSILDLGCGPGRDLKTFIELGHHPVGLDGSAELVRMAREDAQCEVWQQDFLQLALPAQQFDGVFANASLFHVPSQELPRVLRQLHASLKAGGVLFTSNPRGENREGWSGDRYGAYYEWPAWQQFMTDAGFVELEHYYRPPGLPREQQPWLASVWRKPR; encoded by the coding sequence CTGGGGCATATCAGCGCCGTAACGCTGAATCATTACAATCAGGGCGCGAGCGCATTCCGGGAAGGGACGCGCTCGCATGACGTCAGCCAGAATATCCAGTCGCTGCTGAAATATATAGAGGCGGATGCTCCATTCAGCATTCTGGATCTGGGCTGCGGCCCGGGTCGCGATTTGAAAACCTTCATCGAGCTGGGTCACCATCCTGTCGGTCTCGACGGCTCGGCCGAGCTTGTGCGCATGGCGCGAGAGGATGCCCAATGCGAAGTATGGCAGCAGGATTTCCTGCAACTCGCCCTGCCTGCGCAGCAGTTCGATGGCGTGTTTGCCAATGCATCGCTATTCCATGTGCCGAGCCAGGAGTTGCCGCGCGTGTTGCGCCAACTGCATGCAAGCCTGAAGGCCGGGGGCGTGCTTTTTACCTCCAATCCGCGCGGTGAGAATCGCGAGGGCTGGAGCGGCGACCGTTACGGCGCCTATTACGAATGGCCCGCCTGGCAGCAATTCATGACGGATGCCGGTTTTGTCGAACTCGAACATTATTACCGGCCGCCAGGATTGCCGCGTGAGCAGCAACCGTGGCTGGCTTCGGTCTGGCGCAAGCCCCGTTAG
- a CDS encoding Monocarboxylate MFS permease (Evidence 2b : Function of strongly homologous gene; Product type t : transporter) has protein sequence MYVQALSNWLDRKGIHFSWVIVAITFLTMLTSSAALGLPGVLLQPLSREFGWSNDEISSAIALRFVLFGLIGPFAAIFMERFGLRNVITTALALVALCLALSTQMSALWHMFLLWGLILGIATGMTALVLGAVVANRWFEKRRGLIIGLLTASSATGQLIFLPVAAWLIENHGWRMAVIPVFFCCALVAVLAFLFIRNHPHDIGITAYGADPSVVLPMSPGTAHMTLWEPLKVLRSVSRNRTFWILAGTFFICGLSTSGLIQTHFISLCGDYGMAAIPAAGMLAMMGAFDFVGTILSGWLSDRYDNRKLLFWYYGLRGLSLLWLPHSDFTLYGLSIFAMFYGLDWIATVPPTVKLASATFGKERAGMIFGWIFAAHQIGGALAAYGAGLSRTMLLTYTPALYAAGGACLFAAIIIFMIRRPLKPA, from the coding sequence ATGTACGTTCAAGCGCTGTCTAACTGGCTGGATCGCAAAGGCATACATTTTTCGTGGGTCATCGTGGCGATTACTTTCCTGACCATGCTGACCTCATCGGCTGCGTTGGGATTGCCTGGTGTATTGCTGCAACCGCTCAGCCGGGAATTCGGCTGGAGCAACGACGAAATTTCATCCGCCATCGCACTGCGCTTTGTCCTGTTCGGCCTGATCGGCCCCTTCGCGGCCATCTTCATGGAACGCTTCGGCTTGCGCAACGTGATCACGACTGCATTGGCGCTGGTTGCACTCTGCCTTGCACTGTCCACGCAAATGTCTGCGCTCTGGCACATGTTCCTGCTATGGGGTCTGATTCTCGGCATCGCCACCGGCATGACTGCGCTGGTACTGGGTGCCGTGGTTGCCAATCGCTGGTTTGAAAAACGGCGCGGCCTGATCATAGGATTGCTGACTGCCAGCTCGGCCACCGGGCAATTGATCTTCCTGCCGGTTGCGGCATGGCTGATTGAAAATCACGGGTGGCGCATGGCAGTGATACCGGTGTTTTTCTGCTGCGCGCTGGTTGCGGTGCTGGCTTTCTTGTTCATCCGCAATCACCCGCATGACATAGGCATCACGGCTTACGGCGCAGATCCGAGTGTGGTGCTACCGATGTCGCCAGGCACAGCGCACATGACGCTGTGGGAACCATTGAAAGTATTGCGCAGCGTCTCGCGCAATCGCACCTTCTGGATACTGGCCGGCACCTTCTTTATCTGCGGCTTGAGTACCAGCGGCCTGATCCAGACGCACTTCATCTCGCTGTGCGGCGATTATGGCATGGCTGCCATTCCCGCTGCCGGCATGCTGGCGATGATGGGCGCATTCGATTTTGTCGGCACCATCCTGTCGGGCTGGCTGTCCGACCGCTACGACAATCGCAAGCTGCTGTTCTGGTATTACGGTTTGCGCGGCCTGTCTCTGCTGTGGCTGCCGCATTCCGACTTCACGCTATATGGGCTGTCGATCTTCGCCATGTTTTACGGGCTGGACTGGATAGCCACTGTGCCGCCGACGGTGAAACTCGCCAGCGCGACATTCGGCAAGGAACGGGCGGGCATGATCTTCGGCTGGATATTTGCCGCGCATCAGATTGGTGGTGCACTTGCGGCCTACGGTGCCGGTTTGTCGCGCACCATGCTGCTGACTTACACACCGGCTCTGTATGCAGCCGGCGGCGCCTGCCTGTTCGCGGCGATTATTATTTTCATGATACGCAGGCCGCTTAAACCTGCATGA
- the maiA gene encoding Maleate cis-trans isomerase (Evidence 2a : Function of homologous gene experimentally demonstrated in an other organism; PubMedId : 9345272, 10803955; Product type e : enzyme): MKTFRIGQIVPSSNTTMETEIPAILRAREAMAQERFTFHSSRMRMKRVTREELAAMDADSDRCALELSDARVDVLGYACLVAIMSMGRGYHRVSETRLHQRTVENNGPAPVVTSAGALVHGLGKIGAKKIAIITPYMKPLTELVVDYIQHEGIEVLDCISLEIADNLQVGARDPNALIEISKRLNVANCDAVVLSACVQMPSLASLQPVQDRLGLPVLSAAACTAYQMLEKLGLKTISPNAGALLSGKY; this comes from the coding sequence ATGAAAACCTTTCGCATCGGACAGATAGTCCCCAGCAGCAATACCACGATGGAAACCGAAATTCCAGCGATACTGCGTGCACGGGAAGCCATGGCACAGGAACGCTTCACCTTTCATTCCAGCCGCATGCGCATGAAGCGCGTCACCAGGGAAGAGCTTGCCGCCATGGATGCCGATTCCGACCGCTGCGCGCTGGAGTTGTCGGATGCACGCGTTGATGTCCTCGGCTATGCCTGTCTGGTTGCGATCATGAGCATGGGCCGCGGCTACCATCGCGTTTCAGAAACACGCCTGCATCAACGCACTGTCGAAAATAACGGCCCCGCTCCAGTCGTCACCAGCGCGGGCGCACTGGTGCATGGGCTCGGCAAAATCGGGGCAAAAAAAATTGCGATCATCACCCCTTACATGAAGCCTCTTACCGAACTGGTGGTGGATTACATCCAGCATGAAGGGATAGAAGTACTCGATTGCATTTCGCTTGAAATCGCCGACAACCTCCAGGTCGGCGCGCGCGATCCGAATGCACTGATCGAGATATCGAAGCGACTCAATGTTGCGAACTGCGATGCCGTGGTCCTGTCTGCATGCGTGCAAATGCCTTCTCTGGCATCCCTCCAGCCAGTACAGGATAGGCTGGGCTTGCCCGTCCTGTCTGCGGCGGCATGCACTGCCTACCAGATGCTGGAAAAGCTCGGCCTGAAAACAATCTCGCCGAATGCCGGCGCACTTTTATCAGGAAAATATTAA